Sequence from the Castanea sativa cultivar Marrone di Chiusa Pesio chromosome 12, ASM4071231v1 genome:
TCGGTAATTACTCATTAGTATTTAATGTGGAACTTAACTAATTGACCAGCCACTCCAGTCATGTGAATATTAAAACATGTCATGATATATAGCAAACCTAACTTGCAGTGAACGAGCTTAGCTTCCTCAGCATTCTAGAACCAAAACTAAGGTTTCTTCATTAATGTGATAAGATGCAATAAGGATCCATTAATGGACTAATTAGTGTGATATAGAAATTAAAGAATTCATTGGCCAGAATGCATttcctaacaaaaaataaaattcctcgataattttaaatttttacaaaaaaaacatTAGGAATAAAATCCTcgataaaaaagtaaattatgGATGGCTCAAAACTATGTTTTCTAATTCTTCTTTCTAACAACGGTAGATGCACTGACAGAAGATGGAGGAGTAGTTATCGCAGACTCCTTCACCACCAGGATGTTTTGCGGCGCACCTGTCTTTGCAATTATTGTCACAATATCCCATACCATCAATACATATGTTTTTGGGAGGACCACCACAATTGTAATAACAATAACACAATCTTGCACCAGTTCCTACAGTTGCGCAATTTGCATAGCCACCAGGATGCTTCGCCTTGCATACAGAATCGCATTCTTCATCGGCGCTGCATGGACCCCAACCATCAGTGCATATATCACCATCACACTTTGTAAGAAGCATGGTACCTGACACAACATCACAACCCCACATCATcattacatatattataaataatgtCGTTTCAATATAGCTACGAGCACGACATATATGATATGCACGTATAGCAAAATAAGAGCTGACATGCATGCACGTATAGCAACAGAAGCTATATtgacaaaaatgataaaaattaatcaaagaGGCCTATGATAAAAGAGTTTACCTGAGTTGAATACAAGGAGGACAAATAGAAATAACAAGGAGGTGGAGCGGTTAGACATTTTCtcttaaccaaaaaataagTACCGCAGACGTATTCTAAATTTCTAGTACTTAAATTACTACAATAAACTATTGTTCTAGTATTTATAGAGTGGAAGAAGGCTAACTTGTATTCAACTTATTTCCCCAGATTCTCCGACCCCATAAAAggaattagattttttttttttttaatttcttgtagTGAAAGGGACAAAatctggggaaaaaaaattagtatcttTAACCATGTACAGAAATTATATTAGTCAAATTTTATGTTACGAATTTGGATTGAGCAAAGGAGTAGAGCCCAAGAAATAGGTGGACACTTTTGGCCTTTAGATTCTTACCATTTAAAATTATTGGTTATTTTTTGGGAGGGTTTGACCAATTGAGCAACTATAAAATTCATTATAGAAAAAACGCAATTAAACAATTAAAGTTTCTGTTTCGGTAAaatcaaaaaaggaaattagCCAATTATTTGGCATTAATGACCCAACTCATTATAGAAAATGCAATATGAATTTATTCCCCTCTTAATTTATTTCCTTACAAAGcaaagtttaaaatttgaaatcccAAATTATAGAGTTAATGTCTTAAAATAAGTGAAGTGAGTCAACTACAAAACGAAGAAGGAAGGAATTTTAGGCAATCAAGGCCAAATTTAAatcccccctaaaaaaaaaaggccaaatttAAATGAGTAATACTACagtcaaaaattattttacattatttttacaaaatgtcgATGTTACTAatttcttattagttttcatttaagtccactattaatatcactttttttatctatcaataatcactcaccacatcagcattttgtaaaaaagtttatatctcTAGCTAgtattattcaatttaaattcTTAGAATAtgtttaaattgattaattttctcATCAACTAATGAATTTGCACGTTGGAAATCAACCCATAATCTGTCATAGGAAGGATAGTTAATGGAGGAAGACTAGTTATGCCATTTGTCTAAATTAAATATGCCACACCTGAAGATATGACTCAAAAGAGAcctttaattttcaaaatatttgcattagaaaattttcaagaggTGGTTATGGGCTTATGGCTAAGAAGGATATTTATATtgggaataatttttttttttttttttgcaacataaTAAGTATATAACATTAGACCACCATGCACTTTTCATGCAATGGTTACtacacaagtataagtgcttgtgaggtaTGGGGGATAAAGGCCGGAGTTTAAATTCCCAAGAGTGAGCTTCAGTCACACATACACCgattattttataatagaatttctatcttgtataaaaaaaattctattcttagaaaaattctataaaataaattacaattttagaaaaattccaTTCTTGAATTATCTTACTTAGttatatttgttataaaattcttatatgtaaaaaaaaaaatcattttttttttaaggagttgTCTAATtgtcttaaaataaattaaaattctaaaaaataaaattcaatttgttatagaattattatatattaaaaaagaaataatttatattaaaagtGGTGTCACTTTTGATTGTATTGGGAAATACTACTTTTTAGTGTTCACTGTCCTCAATTTTAGTAGTACTTTGTTTTATGGGTTTGtacacatgttttcaatttttaattaatattacacgtatttttacacatttttttacctacacatatttttaaaaaaaattaaaaactgttgtttaaacacacataccaaacaggccctaagttatccataattttcattttggtactTAACTATAAAGTCATTGTCCATGTTAAAATATCATTTGCATCAAGAAATTCTACTCTATCcaattttaccatctcaaaataCCACTTTATCAATTACTAGCATTTGAACACGcactcacgcgcgtgctcagaggctcttctcttttttttgtaaacGTTAATAACTTgaatctattataatttgggattactacatttttcaatcacaaaaaaaacctagaggtATGATGAGTAAATTATTTCATCCAAAACGCAAAACACTCATCACACTCCTAGGTATTTCcgtaattgaaaaatgtagtaatttcaaattataatagattcaaattataatagatacaaattattaacatgtacaaaaaaaaaaatagaagagcaatttgaaaatcatcAGAAGAGTGTTCCTGTTTTGTAGACAACAATTTAGTAGGAGTTAAAGATGTatctacttattaaaaaaaaagtgtatatatctatttagtttagttttttttcttttgatatttagttttgtttttggataaacatggggtgtttttttttaaggagaaaaAAGCAGTggattttttaacttttttttcttttttctttttttttaaaaaacaataaacatattgttactttgaaaaagtgggttagtggaagagtgttACTATTTTGTAGGCAAAGTTTTAGTggttgtagcaaaaaaaaaaatctatgttttctttattttgaaaatctaatttataagtggataaataaatttgaaaatcaataggagaGTGACCCTAATTTTTagacaatgttttagtggaagttagagttatatttttaccaaattgtcctttagttttgtctctatttaaacatagggatgtaggggtattttaaaaaaaattcaggtccAAACAGgggaaaccccttaaatagtagtatagatgcaataccattttacaatacatccagcatcctaacttttattttcctattctactcattaaaataatatatctatacaataaaatatatttttccttttttgttttttcccaattttctcctccaccttccctCAACCTTTATCACTGCGCCTCCACTGcccaatcaccaccaccacgcCTCCACCATGCCCACCATGCCACCACTACCCACCAAAATTCCACCGGAACAAAAACccatattaaataaaaaacaagcgtcacaatagggggaaaaaaaacgcAGAAACCAGACCTCGCCGACCACGCATGACCTCATCTCCACCACACACGACCTCACCGTGATCCACGTCGATCTCCACCAAACTTATCACCAATCTGAGCAACCCAAAAACCCAGCAACACAGAACCCAAACACTGGCAATCTCCGACGATCAACAAAACCCTGCAACATCGGACTTGAGAGAACCACAACTCACAACccacttcaacaaaaataaataaataaaaaaaaataaaccacaGAACCCGTCAATCCACCGGCGTGGAGGCCCAACCACTggcacaaagagagagagtgagagttgaGAGCAATTCACAGGGAGAGAGGGTAAAATGCTAAATAAACCTTACATATGGCATTTACAATCCCGGGTGCAAATGCATTAAGTAATTAtatgtattattatttattatcaacTTAAGTTTTTGGAAAGAtggttttataaataaataaaaggaaaaaaaaaaaaaaaagggaaaatggCGAATTGGTTATTTAGTAACATTATGGTTCAACTTTTTTCATAATTACCAAAGTTAATGATTTTAAGTAAAGATATGTATTGGTTTGATAGGAAATTCGACAAGATCAAGGGGAAAAGTTTTCAACCCATCACATATGTAAAAAACCAACCCAACAAGTTAGGTTGGTTTGGATCAATGTGTTGTATTTACATGTTTCATACCTTAAAAGTTTTTTATCAACTATTTGAGCACTAGTTATTTTTCAATAGATTATTACAATTCACATAattaataaaactcaaaaattaaaaaatatatatcaaaatgaACTTACATATTTTTGGGTTGAGTTGAAAAAACAATCGACCTAGACCCAATCCAACTCAAGGCTAACAAAACATTAGAATCCAATTTAACCCACCAACCTACAAAAAACCAAGCCAATGCACTGCGTTAAGTTAGGTTGGATtagttttgtttgattggtggGTTAGATTAGCACTCCAAATGGTAAGTAGTTTTGTCTGgtaatgtttttttcttttaaaaaactttttgggGTATAATTCGGGTGAAACTTTTACTAACATGTTGAAATGCACAAATATTAAACACACAAACaatatttatttggaaaaattaaacCCCCCATagttaaagtaaaaaattaaatcatataatttaaaaaataataatttagattTAACCATTTAAGTGGAACAAAATTTATGGTTTAATATAGGCTGGggattaaatttttattactcttttgaattttagagtttatttttttacttttaaaactataagatttaatttattgttttttgaaattttatggtTTAATCtattacttttaaaattatatgaatgaGATGGGTGCTCGCTAGGATTGGGGCTAGGAATAGAAAACTCACCCCATAC
This genomic interval carries:
- the LOC142620786 gene encoding defensin-like protein 182; protein product: MSNRSTSLLFLFVLLVFNSGTMLLTKCDGDICTDGWGPCSADEECDSVCKAKHPGGYANCATVGTGARLCYCYYNCGGPPKNICIDGMGYCDNNCKDRCAAKHPGGEGVCDNYSSIFCQCIYRC